Within Primulina tabacum isolate GXHZ01 chromosome 5, ASM2559414v2, whole genome shotgun sequence, the genomic segment ttaaatattttatttaagtttaaagtgatgttagtgatgcatgatttatttaaattgcattattttaatgttcatgtgatgcacgttaaaatgtttttcaagtttcatgtttcagacgattactcgaggcgggatcgaggaaaagatcggtgacgagtttggcaatttttaagcatggtattttatttttaagttaaggatggggtattttaattaatttatttagtttttagtattttaaaagctttatttatttatttagttatttaagagtttcaaacttttaaagttaAACACTTGTGTGCGTTATTTTACTTTTGGGGTATTAGCTTTTCAATTACCTTGTGattgattattatttatttaaatgaactAATTATCTCTAATTTCCCTAATtatccacacacacacacacactaattagcgacacaaacacacacacatatttcagAATTTTAGTTTGAGAAAATACTAGGGTTCCTAGAGCAAGAGTGCAGCCGCCCCTCTCTGAATTTCCCAACGAGTTTCGTTGATTTTTCCTTGAAGAAAATcacgccacgttcgtcccggatgaACGAGTTtggcattagaagtcgtaggaaatattttggtgtcaaaatgtcgTGTTCACGGTTTGAGTTGCGTTGTATAATTTGTATCGTTGTTTTGAGGCATCATGGTAGTTTGAATCATTgccatagcgtcctaggatgggtctcgaggtgttggttcatggtccgtatTATTGAGTTAGGAGGATTAAGCCGCAAGTGTAGTGAATTCTGTTGGTTTACAATtccagagcctacacggacccagagccggactctgacacggggtccgtgcccttatTTCTTTCGAAATGTTAATTTCCAGCGTGTACCTggacccggacccggacccTTACACATGGTTCGTGTCTcccatgtttaaaaaaaaatttaaaaatatgtatatatatatatatatatagggatTGTGTTGTGGTTTggtgtcatgatttagtacgatgattaaacgaggtcgagtcccgagagatttagaacgtcataaggaaatttgtcatttttgggtgtgagcatgactaatacgtctaagttattaaagataagtgtttgaactcatgttagtatgtgcatcagtggccccaagcgagacccAACGCATCCTTCAAtgctatgtaagtatgttcgacgatgaaaaaagaaatattttatgtttttgaggtatgttaaatgtcttgtgatcaATTATGAACggatttggaagtcggtgaatgtggccgaggacctctccaccctggtaaagcatgaccaggtttagatcaagatcgaaaagcggtaaagcatgaccagggaccaatccacccgttaaagcatgaccggagatctcatgtatgtggtagtggattttccttaccagcccagtactgtggtttagtgtGATCAAAtgcatttatgtatgagtcacttgctttgaaacatatctctacgcaaaatgatgaagtttatgcatgttcaagtatgtatgatgcaagtatgtttatgaaaagttttacgatgatggcacgtctaggTTTATAtaattacgttcaagtttcaagtatgtacgccctACTTCATAGATGAACTAGTATTTAACCCGTGCATTGCACgggatgatattattaaaaattagtgaaaaataaatagacatttaaattgaaaaaataatataaatataaactatttttttcattaattttaaaaaactttcttaaatacaacgtatgtcgattaattttttttgctaataatcactatcatatatcaaaatttttgatTGTGTTAACCTAAGGCAATGGCATGTTGCTTATCGTGTTTAGTGTATTGATGTCAACCATCAAACTTAATACATATTTActtctttaatttttgagaagctatatattattattttttaacatgtgataaaaaatatttttaaatcaaattcaataaaattaatgagaaataatttttttttaaagttcaataatttcaTCTAAATCTACATGACACGTGTTTGACacatttgaatgataacaataattattttatcaatatctttatccaaATGAGTTGTGATTTTATCTACAACATCTCTTCATAATATACACAACAATATGTTATTcctaaagaaaaatgaaatatgcgattataaataaattctGTATAAACcggaaaagttattttattaacatttactATGTGTATTCCAAAACAATGCCGATAAGTTTTATAATGCGTCTCCTAATAAGATACATGCTTTCTTTAGAATTGGTTTAATCATTTCTATTACAGGACATTTTATACTATCATGTATCCGTGAACTTTGTAATATAgaatgatcgatttccagggaaCTTGGGAATCGAAATTACCTCTAGTagagtttacatacaacaacagttttcaatcatccattggtatggctccatatgaggcattgtatggaaggaagtgcagatcatcagttcattgggatgaggttggtgaaagagtaGAACTTGGTCCgaagatagttcagcagactgcagatgtagtggtcaagattcgagacagaatgaagaccgcccaaagtcgccaaaagagctatgcagataagaggagaagagatctcgatttttccgtaggtgatcacgtttttataaagatagcacccatgaagggagttatgagatttgggaaaagaggcaaacTGAGTTCGAGGTTTATTGGACTGTTCgaaattttggacagagttgggacactagcctatcgtgttgctcttccgtcgaatctggccggggtgcacaacgtgttccatgtctcaatgctgaggaggtatctagctaatccttcgcacgtgTTGAGCTATGAACTTTTACAGTTGGCTTCgaacctgtcatatgaggaaagacccgtccaaatagtagacagacaggagcggagacttcggaacaaagtgaccaagttggtcaaagtccggtggctaaatcaatcagtagaggaggccacttgggaagtCGAAGAagatatgaggaaccgctacccggagttgttcggtaagatttaattttgatgacgaaatttttataaatggGGGAGGAAATGTAGTgtccaaattcagtacacgtataatcCATGCATTATTtgaattgttaaatattttatttaagtttaaagtgatgttagtgatgcatgatttatttaaattgcattattttaatgttcatgtgatgcacgttaaaatgtttttcaagtttcatgtttcagacgattactcgaggcgggatcgaggaaaagatcggtgacgagtttggcaatttttaagcatggtattttatttttaagttaaggatggggtattttaattaatttatttagtttttagtattttaaaagctttatttatttatttagttatttaagagtttcaaacttttaaagttaAACACTTGTGTGCGTTATTTTACTTTTGGGGTATTAGCTTTTCAATTACCTTGTGattgattattatttatttaaatgaactAATTATCTCTAATTTCCCTAATtatccacacacacacacacactaattagcgacacaaacacacacacatatttcagAATTTTAGTTTGAGAAAATACTAGGGTTCCTAGAGCAAGAGTGCAGCCGCCCCTCTCTGAATTTCCCAACGAGTTTCGTTGATTTTTCCTTGAAGAAAATcacgccacgttcgtcccggatgaACGAGTTtggcattagaagtcgtaggaaatattttggtgtcaaaatgtcgTGTTCACGGTTTGAGTTGCGTTGTATAATTTGTATCGTTGTTTTGAGGCATCATGGTAGTTTGAATCATTgccatagcgtcctaggatgggtctcgaggtgttggttcatggtccgtatTATTGAGTTAGGAGGATTAAGCCGCAAGTGTAGTGAATTCTGTTGGTTTACAATtccagagcctacacggacccagagccggactctgacacggggtccgtgcccttatTTCTTTCGAAATGTTAATTTCCAGCGTGTACCTggacccggacccggacccTTACACATGGTTCGTGTCTcccatgtttaaaaaaaaatttaaaaatatgtatatatatatatatatatagggatTGTGTTGTGGTTTggtgtcatgatttagtacgatgattaaacgaggtcgagtcccgagagatttagaacgtcataaggaaatttgtcatttttgggtgtgagcatgactaatacgtctaagttattaaagataagtgtttgaactcatgttagtatgtgcatcagtggccccaagcgagacccAACGCATCCTTCAAtgctatgtaagtatgttcgacgagaaaaaagaaatattttatgtttttgaggtatgttaatTGTCTTGTGATCAATTATGAACggatttggaagtcggtgaatgtggccgaggacctctccaccctggtaaagcatgaccaggtttagatcaagatcgaaaagcggtaaagcatgaccagggaccaatccacccgttaaagcatgaccggagatctcatgtatgtggtagtggattttccttaccagcccagtactgtggtttagtgtGATCAAAttcatttatgtatgggtcacttgctttgaaacatatctctacgcaaaatgatgaagtttatgcatgttcaagtatgtatgatgcaagtatgtttatgaaaagttttacgatgatggcacgtctaggTTTATAtaattacgttcaagtttcaagtatgtacgccctACTTCATAGATGAACTAGTATTTAACCCGTGCATCGCACgggatgatattattaaaaattagtgaaaaataaatagacatttaaattgaaaaaataatataaatataaactatttttttcattaattttaaaaaactttcttaaatacaacgtatgtcgattaattttttttgctaataatcactatcatatatcaaaatttttgatTGTGTTAACCTAAGGCAATGGCATGTTGCTTATCGTGTTTAGTGTATTGATGTCAACCATCAAACTTAATACATATTTActtctttaatttttgagaagctatatattattattttttaacatgtgataaaaaatatttttaaatcaaattcaataaaattaatgagaaataatttttttttaaagttcaataatttcaTCTAAATCTACATGACACGTGTTTGACacatttgaatgataacaataattattttatcaatatctttatccaaATGAGTTGTGATTTTATCTACAACATCTCTTCATAATATACACAACAATATGTTATTcctaaagaaaaatgaaatatgcgattataaataaattctGTATAAACcggaaaagttattttattaacatttactATGTGTATTCCAAAACAATGCCGATAAGTTTTATAATGCGTCTCCTAATAAGATACATGCTTTCTTTAGAATTGGTTTAATCATTTCTATTACAGGACATTTTATACTATCATGTATCCGTGAACTTTGTAATATAgaatgatcgatttccagggaaCTTGGGAATCGAAATTACCTCTAGTagagtttacatacaacaacacTTTTCAATCatccattggtatggctccatatgaggcattgtatggaaggaagtgcagatcaccagttcattgggatgaggttggtgaaagagtaGAACTTGGTCCgaagatagttcagcagactgcagatgtagtggtcaagattcgagacagaatgaagaccgcccaaagtcgccaaaagagctatgcagataagaggagaagagatctcgatttttccgtaggtgatcacgtttttataaagatagcacccatgaagggagttatgagatttgggaaaagaggcaaacTGAGTTCGAGGTTTATTGGACTGTTCGAAATTTCGGACAGAGTTAGGGACACTAgcctatcgtgttgctcttccgtcgaatctggccggggtgcacaacgtgttccatgtctcaatgctgaggaggtatctagctaatccttcgcacgtgTTGAGCTATGAACCTTTACAGTTGGCTTCgaacctgtcatatgaggaaagacccgtccaaatagtagacagacaggagcggagacttcggaacaaagtgaccaagttggtcaaagtccggtggctaaatcaatcagtagaggaggccacttgggaagtcgaagcagatatgaggaaccgctacccggagttgttcggtaagatttaattttgatGACGAAATATTTATAAATGGGGGAGGAAATGTAGTgtccaaattcagtacacgtataatcCATGCATTATTtgaattgttaaatattttatttaagtttaaagtgatgttagtgatgcatgatttatttaaattgcattattttaatgttcatgtgatgcacgttaaaatgtttttcaagtttcatgtttcagacgattactcgaggcgggatcgaggaaaagatcggtgacgagtttggcaatttttaagcatggtattttattttaagttaaggatggggtattttaattaatttatttagtttttagtattttaaaagctttatttatttatttagttatttaagagtttcaaacttttaaagttaAACACTTGTGTGCGTTATTTTACTTTTGGGGTATTAGCTTTTCAATTACCTTGTGattgattattatttatttaaatgaactAATTAGCTCTAATTTCCCTAATtatccacacacacacacacactaattagcgacacaaacacacacacatatttcagAATTTTAGTTTGAGAAAATACTAGGGTTCCTAGAGCAAGAGTGCAGCCGCCCCTCTCTGAATTTCCCAACGAGTTTCGTTGATTTTTCCTTGAAGAAAATcacgccacgttcgtcccggatcaagcctcgcttcATTTCCGCTTCGGTAAcgtcgttacggtatttcaaatcatcaaaaaggcacgtatattctgttatttctgcatcgatctcgtcatattttgcgttgtgttgttatttatgcgtaaaaatacatgtgtgatgcatagaagtttgagcaattatgtttaaaacatttttgaaaccattttcagATCTAAATTCACGTTTTTACGgtctttttaaatactgcgatttttcggtcgcgtttttgagaaaactttcacacaaaaattgtagaacttttcgataccttatatttgacagtaaattcgaaatatttggataaaaattgagtgatttatgatatttttcgtgggactgcttaaactgcgttttcagaaaattatgttattgatgtgttcttgagattttcttgttgcaggcttcgttcgGCATCGATGGTTGATcattgctgcgtttaggtatactGAGAATGATGTTGGGGTGTACGTTTGTATTTCCTTTCGTGTCTTTAGGCAATTGGTTgagttagaaatcgtaggaattgattttgatgtCAAATTTCGTGTTCATGAGTTGAATTGCGTTGTAAGTTGGACGTCGTTGTTTGGGACATTCTCTTGAGTTGAATGAGTGTCCTAGCActctaggatgggtctcgaggtgttgagTTGTGATCGGGATGATAGAATTAGGAGAAATAAGTTTTGAGTACACGACTTTCCATTGGTTTACTTCTACCGAGTCTATACGGACCCCTCGatggaccctggcacggggtccgtgtccttgaTTCCTCCTTAGTGTCAGTGAACCGAGTCTAGACGGACccagacacggggtccgtgccttcatTTTCCTTGAaagtgtcaaatttgcgagcctacacggacccctagacggaccctagcacgtgGTCCGTGTCCTTATTTCTTTTCGAGCATTTCTTTTGCGAACCTACACGCACCCATACACGaacccaggcacggggtccgtgtacttcatataTCCTGGGAAATTCTAATTGTGTTTTGggagtttcatgtcttgggttagtacgataATTTAAAAAGAGGACAAGTCCCGAGTGTTCTAGAACGTCTTAAGTTATTTGTTGAATTCAGGGGTGAGCACGTGCGCCTACGTCGaagctatgcaagttaagcatttaaattcatgttagtatgtgcagcagcgaccccaaatgaaatccaacgaatccctcaacgccaagtaagtatgtcgacatgcaagaaaatattttttcaagattttgagatatgctaaatgtcttgtgaccaatgtatgtatggggttgaaaagcgttaaatcatgaacagggaccaacccaccccgttaaagcatgaacgggtttagatcaggattgaaaagcgttaaatcatgaacgggaaccaatccacccgttaaagcatgaacggggatctcatgtatgtggcagtggattcgtccttGTCGGCCTAgtactgtgatttagtctgatTAGGCGATTTATATTATGAGTCACTTGcgttgaaacatgcctctacgcaaaataatgaagttcatgtatgtttatgtatgtacaagtatgcaagcatgtttatgaaagttttcacgttatggcacatCTAAGTTATGTACGTAAGTTCAAGTTGAAGTGTAAGTTCaggtttcaagtatgtatattcgattttaaagtttcatgtggttttattacgtattattcgttactcccagtttatacgtgttgagtctttagactcactagacttgatcgatgcaggtgtgGATGATCATGAGGAGACGGGAGGTggtgaccaaggggcaggcttggactgagtaggAGGCTatacccgaggaccgccaaggtttagttttatgaaaatgttcaaatacttttgtcaaacttaaattcttagatcttttgttgcaacagaTTTGGAGACGTACAGTTTACTTTATCAAACTCTGGgtgttcatgatttatttaagaaaattttaaatttttccgcaaatttttgaatagtaaaagtacggtacgttacagtccCACATAACGGGGGTTTAGCTTCCCAGCTCTACTGAACCGAACAACTCCTTTCATGGGCGAGACTTTTACGTAGGCCTTCTCGCCAATGTTGAATTCTACTGGCCTTCTTTTCAGGTctgcccaactcttttgtcggtcttgagctgccttgagtttcTCTCGGGCGACTGTAACCTTGTCTACTGTTGTCTGTACGAGTTCAGGTCCTACTACTACCttttctcccacttcatcccaatataagggtgaccgacattttcttccataaagagcttcatatggagccatcccaatactgctgtgatagctgttattataagcaaactcgatCAATGTTAGATGATTGCTccaattgctactgaattcTAGGGCGCATGCCCGCAGCATGTCTTccagggtttgaattgttctctcggtttggccatcggtttgagggtgataGGTCGTGCTAAGAGTAAATTTCGTTCCCATGGCCCCCTTggaagctcttccaaaaacgtGAGACGAACCTCGGGTCTCTGTCGGACAGGATGCTCACTGGTACTCCATGAAGTCGTACAATATTGTCCATGTACAGTGTAGCCAACTTGTCCAGATTGTAGTTCATATGAacgggtaggaagtgtgcagattttgtaagtctatctacaattacccatattccgtcCTGACCTTGTCTCGACTTCGGCAACCCTACCACAAAGTTCATGGAGATAtgctctcatttccattcaggtaTCTCCAAAGGTCGCAACAATCCTCCAGGTTGCTGGTGCTCTGCTTTGAACTGCTGACAAAATTGGTATTTAGAGACAAATTCTGGCACGTCTCTTTTCATTCCGTTCCACCAAAATTTTCCTTAAGGTCTCGGTACATTTTTGTACTCCCTGGGTGGACTGAAAATTTGGACTTGTGTGCTTCTGATAGTATttcttggcgaaggttatcgCTGTCTGGTACCCAcagtcgtcctttcatccatagGACTCCCTTGTCATCAATTTGTAGATCTTGAGACTTCCCGCTTTCGAATTGCTCCTTAAGTTTCTTTAGCTCAAGGTCTCGGTCCtgatttaacttgacggtctctTGCAGACATGGTCGAGCGGAGACTGAAGCTAGAGTGATCTTGCCTCCATTTTTACGACTTAGAACATCGGCCACCTTATTCGCTTTACCTGGATGGTAATTTAtagtcaagtcgtaatccttctgTAGTTCGATCCACCGCCTTTCTCATGTTtagttctttttgggtgaacaagtacttgaggctctggtgatctgtgaaaatttcacacttggcgccatagagatagtgcctccaaattttcaaagcaaagacgaatgctgctaactccagatcatgcgtagagTAGTTCTGCTCGTGtggtttcaactgccttgatgcgtgggcgatcactcttccctcttgcatgagtacgcatACCAGACCTTCCTTAGAAGCGTCACTATAGATGGTGAATTCCTTATCTTCAGTGGGTAAGATTAGTACTGGCATGGATGCGAGCTTTTCTTTTAATGTATGAAAAATTTTCTCGCAACCTTCGTCCCAGACGAACTTGGAATTCTTTTGAGTGAGTTTAGTCAGTGGTATGGCAATTGAAGAAAAACCTTCgacgaacttcctgtaataaccTGCCAATCCAAGAAAGCTCCTGTTGTCTGTGACGTTTTTAGCGTTTGGCCATTCTGTAATTGCCTCAACTTTCTTGGGGtccactgatactcctgcttcagagatcacatgtcctaaataGGATACTCTTTAGTCAGAACTCATATTTCTTAAACTTAGCATAGAGCTCCTTCTCTCTCAGAGTCTGTAGTGCAAGGCGGAGGTGTTCTTCATGCTCTTTCTTGTTGGACGAATAGACgaggatgtcgtcaataaaCACCACTATGAATCGGTCcagaaatggtttgaacactctgttcattaggtccatGAAGGCTGCAGGCGCATTGGTCagcccaaaaggcatcactgtgaactcataatgcccatatcttgtccgAAAAGCTGTTTTGGGGATATTTTCAGCCcgaccttcagttggtggtatCCAGTCCTCAGATCCAGTTTAGAAAAGACCGCAGCTCCCTTaagctgatcaaataggtcGTCTATCATCGGGAGAGGGTACATGTTCTTGATAGTGATTTTGTCCAGAAATTCCTGGAGTTGCTCTTTTAACTCCTTGAGTTCAGCTGGCGCCATCCTgtaaggtgctttagaaatCGGTGCTGCACCAGGAACTAGATTAATTTCGAACTCAACTTCGCGGTCCGGGATTGTCCCTGGGAGTTCTTCTGGAAAAACATCCGGGAACTCTCGTACTATTGGGATATCTTTTATCCTCAGTTCGACTTCTCCTTGCACTTCACTGATCATTGCTAGGTAGAGGTCTTCTTCGGATTTCATGGCCTTCCATGTTTGGGAAGCGGAAAGGAGTGCTTTTCGTTCCTTGTATTTACCGTGAAACACGACTTCTTCTTGACCTGGGGTTCGGAGTTTGACCCCCTTTCCCTTGCAATCTACTATTGCATTGTTTCTTGCTAACCAATTCATTCCTAAGATGATGTCGAAATCGACCATAATCAACTATATCAAGTCGGCGCTAAAAGTCTGATTATCGATACTGATTTTACAATCTCTGTAAATTTCGTGGGTTTCAGTGGCCCTATTTGTAGGTGTGGCTATTCGAAAGGGCTCATTTAGTTTCTCGAGCTTACATCCTAACTTCTTagaaaatctcttagacataaaAGAaggcgtagcaccacaatcaaataacacataagcagaCACTTGCTGAATAAATATGGTACCTGACACGACGTTGCTTGCGTCGTCTGCCTCCTCTTGCGTCATGGCAAACACCCTGGCATTAGGCTTATTCTTCTTTGGTTTGTTGGGGTTAGCTCCCACATTTGACCCAGTTCCTTTGTTGGGCCCTGCTGGTTGGTTGGCAACGGTAGGGCACTCTGAAATTCTGTGCCCTGATTTCCCACATCCATAGCATACGCC encodes:
- the LOC142544274 gene encoding uncharacterized protein LOC142544274 — translated: MNWLARNNAIVDCKGKGVKLRTPGQEEVVFHGKYKERKALLSASQTWKAMKSEEDLYLAMISEVQGEVELRIKDIPIVREFPDVFPEELPGTIPDREVEFEINLVPGAAPISKAPYRMAPAELKELKEQLQEFLDKITIKNMYPLPMIDDLFDQLKGAAVFSKLDLRTGYHQLKVGLKISPKQLFGQDMGIMRVSVDPKKVEAITEWPNAKNVTDNRSFLGLAGYYRKFVEGFSSIAIPLTKLTQKNSKFVWDEGCEKIFHTLKEKLASMPVLILPTEDKEFTIYSDASKEGKANKVADVLSRKNGGKITLASVSARPCLQETVKLNQDRDLELKKLKEQFESGKSQDLQIDDKGVLWMKGRLWVPDSDNLRQEILSEAHKSKFSVHPGSTKMYRDLKENFGGTE
- the LOC142544275 gene encoding uncharacterized protein LOC142544275 — encoded protein: MADEVLKLHRFKKGLNSRIQSALAVYQPANFADLMGAAIRAETDIRRRDGENKNKRPHISQSSQNGQKHLGECRRASGVCYGCGKSGHRISECPTVANQPAGPNKGTGSNVGANPNKPKKNKPNARVFAMTQEEADDASNVVSGTIFIQQVSAYVLFDCGATPSFMSKRFSKKLGCKLEKLNEPFRIATPTNRATETHEIYRDCKISIDNQTFSADLI